CTTAGGTAATGGAACACCTGGAAATCTTGATAGTTTTCATGAAACACTGTGAAATAATGCTGTGTTACACTTAATTGTGGAATATTTTGGTTAAGTTCCACCTTTTCCATATCCCAGTACCAGTAAAGGGTAGCTGGTGAcatgtatttaataaattttaatttgaaaaagtgCTATCCATTGCTTTAATTTTATCATAACTTTGAATGAGACTAATTTTTTGGCATAGCATCCCCATTCAAATCAAATGGGAGAACATGATTTGTCAAACATTGCTATAAGGGAGTTCAGAAAAGATTCATGATACTATGTGAcaataaatgaacaaagataAAGATGAAACTGGGTTTTGGACTGAATTCTGTTCTGCTAAGGAAGAAAAGTGGATTAATACATTTGAAGTTATTTTCAACAAGAGCTGGggaaaaactgaaggaaaaacaaatttctaGTTAGTTCATACTTAACCAAAGAAATATTATTAGATACCAGAATATGCATTTTGTGATCATTTCATACACTAGAGATTTTCCTGTAATTTTGTTCTGCTAACACTCCTGAAACCAAGTGGCAGGTGGTTGAATGTTAAATTTACACACAACATAGAATAGGCTTTAGGAAATTTTATTTCAGCAATCACCATAGTGATAAAGGCATTGCTGGATGTATTTGCAGAACCCAGAGATTTCTACATGCTAAGCAAGAGGCAAACATTTATACTTATAAAACACTTATAAAAATTGCCTTCTGTTTGGTATGGACCAGAAAAGGTTGAATGAATTACTTCACTTTAATTCTCAGCCTTTGACTGTGGACCTCCAGTTCATCTGATACAAAAATAGCTAATCttcaatttccttgtcttttttttttttttaaagagattaatttatttgaaaagaaatactTCTTTATTGATAGTTACATTTATTACCAGGGGCCACTAATCAGGAGACAGTGGAAAGAATCGACTGCTTTCAGAACATGTCGCTAGAAGCCGGTGAGCTCGTCATCCTTGCTTTTGTCAGCCTGGTAGCCAGTAAGTGCCAAAGACTGATTTTGTTGAGGAAGGCTCTTGAATACCTTTATGTGAATATAACTATCATTACCTATTCGTATCTTAATGTAGTAATTACTTCCAGCAACCACTTGAGTTTTATATTCCACAGCTTCGAATTCTTCAtaagtctcatttgttttttcttcaagcTGTGGTTTAACCGTGTTAGCGATCTCCTGGATTTCTGGAGTGGCAGGTTTGGCTTCAGTTAAGCCTCCAGATATCATTTTGGCTAACTGCGTCTTTTCTGGGCAGGATGCTGGCGCTGAAGTGGTCCTCCTTGTCTTTTAGAAAAAGCTGTAACTACAAGAATTGTAAATTAGCAATATCCTTGAAGAGAATATTGGATTTAACTGTTggagccagtttttttttttttttttttttgctctacgcgggcctctcactgttgtggcctcctcccgttgcggagcacagctccggacgcgtaggctcaacggccatggctcacgggcccagccgctccacagcacgtgggatcctcccgaaccggggcacgaacccgtgtcccctgcatcggcaggcggactctcaaccactgcgccaccagggaagccctggagccagTTTTTTAATACAGAAAGTTGAATTTCTGTAAGAAGGTGGAAGTCTGAGTCATAATTTTTCCTTGCTTCCGCATGTGATTTTTCGATAGGGCAAATGCAATTTTCATCCAGATCTTCAATTTTATCTACTATTTTGCCTGTAatcatttatttagtatttattataGTATTTATGAGACGATAAATAAACTAGTTTAGAAACATCTACAGGTCTGCAAAAAACGTGATTAATAATTTCTTCTAcaataagatttttatttaataatttattataatttaactaTCTATAGGATGTGTCACTGCTAATGTTTTCCCTAGCTTTAGCAGATAAAATTTGCAGGTGTAGGCATCAGTAAGCCAGGTACTGATTTGaagttcatttttcattttagaagttCTTGCAGAGTGGAAAGTAAATTCAAACTTCTCTTTTCCCAACATTCTATTCCTGTTGTATCCATTCTTGGTATGTTGGTGGGAAAAATCTTAAAGGTGTTGATTCTTTTCAAGAGTCATGGAATCAATCTCTTAAATGCTTTTTTTACTGAGTAAACAAAGGAGTTAGCTAACTTAGAACTGGTTCTCTTCTGCTCCAAGTCAGTTCAGTATTGTTAATCACTTTTTGGACCTCTCACCTTAATGTCCCGTAAGCAGCCTCTGAAAACTGAACTGTTTAACTCCTTCCCCAATTATATTCGACAATACACAGAATGATACTACCTCTCAGTTACTCAAGCCCAAACCTTAGAGTCCTTGatttctccctcactttgtccTACACATCTAGTTGCTCACCAAATTCTGTGAATTCTACCTCTTAACTGAATCTCCATCTTCCATTCCCGCTTCCACTTTTGGATTCAGATCTCCAGAATCTCTCATCAGGACTATTATAATGGCTTCTTAACTAGTTTTCCTGCCTCCAGGGAATATCTCTttgtttaatcagatttttttctcactgtaaagttttatacttttttttgggggggagggtccCAAATATTTTCATTGAAGTTATTCCtgtgtattttgaaaaagttttgTATTGCTGTTATGAAAGtgatttcttttctattatatttctaGCATATAGGAAAGCTGGTAACTTTGCCATACATTCTCTTGTATTCTGCCACTTAtcaactttctcattttttctaaagtttttttgATTGAATGTCTTGGAGTTTCTATGTATAAAACCTACCCTCTACAAAAGAATCAGTTTGTTGTCTCCTTTCCAATAGTTTTACCTCTAACTCTTTTACATGTCTTATTGGACTAACTAGAATTTCTATTAAATACTAAAGGTGATCAACAACTAAATACTAAAGGCAATAGTGTGtttctttgtttagtttttagttaaattaaaaaatttaaatagcatGTTTATCTCAAGCATCAATTGTGTTCTCTCAGTAATATGAtatataattcttaaaaatatttcttatttatttagaagGTGGAAATGAAAGAACCATCATGAAAAagatttcaaagagaaaagaagatatttttagaaaagtaaGGTATTAATGGAGTTTATAAGGATTTTGATTATACTAAATAGCTCAATTGTAAATGTAGGAGACTCTtgaaaaaatgtgatatatttggTTCTATATACAAATCGTATAGttcatatgttaaaaaataatgagagagTTTACAGATTAGTTATACTCTTTGGTCTGTCAATTATGTAATAAAGTATTAGAggtgagttatttatatatttatttatctatttattcccttatttaaatatttatttctctgttctctcAACCAGCTAACAATCCATTTCCtgctttgctaaaaaaaaaaaaaaagtttttcttttttaaatcaatgaatgagtgaaacATTTTTAGGACTGGTATCTACGTGTCACCTAGAGTAAGTCCAATTAAGATTCATGTTTTATTCCTGCCTTCTAGATGGGGATGGGAAGTTATGAAAAGTATATCCAGAATGCTGGGTGAGATTATTGGGAATTGAAGGAGACATCTATCAATCACTTGCTGGGGTTAATGTCCCATCACACCTTCAAGGGTTACTGTCTCCTTGGTCAAGAGTGAAgttaggtatttttaattttgttgaggaAAATACTGAAGGCTTAGTAAGAACAGAACATCTTAGTTCATACTGACCTTACTCAGTAGTTCTTAAGTGTGGTACAGGAGCCACTGGTGGATTTGGAGTTCTTTCAGAAGGTCTATAGACTAAGCTCTTACTGTGATCATGTCAGTATACCCTGCTTTGGCTTTTGACACGAATCCATGTTTTTACTGTGATTGGAAATCTGATGTGTGTCTGCTTGCTCTTCCCATTCCAACTGCACATTAGTTTGGTTAGCATGTACAGTTGTTATTTAAGGAGTCTTTTGCTATTCTATTTTTTcaacttaaaatgaaaaacttatcCATATTCTAAAAAAAACATTTAACGTTGCTAGTATggtttaattttagaatattgagGTTTAAAAAgtggtaaaagaaataaatgctcattttaaaatattgaatttttgATAATGGTAGTACATTCAATTAGAAATACCAGTAGGCAACTAGAAATATGGTATTCAGGAGAGCAGTCAAGGTTGGAGACAGATTTGGGAAGCCATGGGAATCCATGCACTCTCCAAATTCTTGGAATGTGCCCACATTTAGGCTATGAGGAGAAGTGTGACCAAGAAAGGATACAAGGAATAAGTGGCCAGAGAGGTATAAGGGTAGAGGAAAAGGATATAGAAAGCTTTTAGAAAGTTATCAGATGGCTACAGAGTACTCAAGTAATAGCTAACATTGATATAGTGTTGAGTTTCAAAGTATTTCATATGTTTGATCTCATTTGACCCTCCTAAAAGGTATATGAAGTAGGCAGTATATGAACACCAACAACTATCTACTGGATTTTATCATTAAAAGGTTCTTTTTGATATTACAGAGagcaattttttaattaaaaaatctatcatatataaagagctcatacccattgataaaaggatgaaatttaagaaaacaggcaaaggatATGAATTGTCATTTTAAAGGAGATGACTTTCAAA
This window of the Orcinus orca chromosome 14, mOrcOrc1.1, whole genome shotgun sequence genome carries:
- the LOC101285516 gene encoding cystatin-A-like — its product is MISGGLTEAKPATPEIQEIANTVKPQLEEKTNETYEEFEAVEYKTQVVAGSNYYIKIRIGNDSYIHIKVFKSLPQQNQSLALTGYQADKSKDDELTGF